Proteins from one Pongo abelii isolate AG06213 chromosome 7, NHGRI_mPonAbe1-v2.0_pri, whole genome shotgun sequence genomic window:
- the ZNF696 gene encoding zinc finger protein 696 — protein sequence MEPGGEPAGAKDSSTLMESLAAVKAAFLAQAPSGSRSAEVQAAQSTEPASEAGAPEGEGHRGGPPRVLGSLGLCENEEARERPGGSPRGPVISEKTGGQSGRESDVPPNAGPGAEGGGSWKGRPFPCSACGRSFKCSSDAAKHRSIHSGEKPYECSDCGKAFIHSSHVVRHQRAHSGERPYACAECGKAFSQSFNLLRHQRVHTGEKPYACADCGKAFGQRSDAAKHRRTHTGERLYACGECGKRFLHSSNVVRHRRTHHRENPYECRECGQAFSQSSNLLQHQRVHTGERPFACQDCGRAFSRSSFLREHRRIHTGEKPHQCGHCGRAFRALSGFFRHQRLHTGEKPFRCTECGRAFRLSFHLIQHRRVHGVE from the exons ATGGAGCCAGGAGGAGAGCCCGCAGGTGCTAAAGACAGCAGTACCCTGATGGAGTCCCTTGCAG CTGTGAAGGCTGCTTTCCTGGCGCAGGCCCCGAGTGGCAGCCGGTCAGCCGAGGTGCAGGCAGCTCAGAGCACGGAGCCTGCCTCAGAGGCAGGCGCTCCCGAGGGAGAGGGCCACAGAGGGGGGCCTCCCCGGGTGCTGGGGTCTCTTGGCCTTTGTGAAAACGAGGAAGCCAGAGAGAGGCCCGGAGGTTCCCCTCGAGGCCCGGTCATTTCTGAGAAAACTGGAGGACAGAGTGGCCGCGAGTCAGACGTCCCTCCGAACGCAGGCCCCGGGGCGGAGGGCGGGGGCAGCTGGAAGGGGCGGCCTTTCCCGTGCAGCGCCTGTGGCCGCAGCTTCAAGTGCTCCTCGGACGCGGCAAAGCACCGGAGCATCCACTCGGGGGAGAAACCGTACGAGTGCAGCGACTGCGGGAAGGCCTTCATCCACAGCTCGCACGTGGTCCGGCACCAGCGGGCGCACAGCGGGGAGAGGCCCTACGCGTGCGCCGAGTGCGGCAAGGCCTTCAGCCAGAGCTTCAACCTCCTCCGGCACCAGCGCGTGCACACGGGCGAGAAGCCCTACGCGTGCGCCGACTGCGGCAAGGCCTTCGGCCAGAGGTCGGACGCCGCCAAGCACCGCCGCACCCACACCGGGGAGAGGCTGTACGCGTGCGGCGAGTGCGGGAAGCGCTTCCTGCACAGCTCCAACGTGGTCCGGCACCGGCGGACCCACCACAGGGAGAACCCGTACGAGTGCCGGGAGTGCGGCCAGGCCTTCAGCCAGAGCTCCAACCTCCTCCAGCACCAGCGTGTGCACACGGGGGAGCGGCCCTTCGCCTGCCAGGACTGCGGCCGCGCCTTCAGCCGCAGCTCCTTCCTCCGCGAGCACCGCCGCATCCACACCGGGGAGAAGCCCCACCAGTGCGGCCACTGCGGGCGCGCGTTCCGGGCGCTGTCGGGCTTCTTCCGGCACCAGCGGCTCCACACGGGCGAGAAGCCGTTCCGCTGCACCGAGTGCGGCCGCGCCTTCCGCCTGAGCTTCCACCTCATCCAGCACCGGCGGGTGCATGGCGTCGAGTGA